One Streptosporangium sp. NBC_01495 DNA window includes the following coding sequences:
- a CDS encoding GNAT family N-acetyltransferase, producing MTVNTPYASVRRADDADRQAVLDVLTEAFMNDPLVCWLFPEAGQRGRLQRHHYRPLLTHPAAEAYLAGRREGASVWLTLAAGQTPYEEPPDAPEAGRETVFGENGARLTALGQALAPRHPDREPHLYLPCMGVISGRQGAGLGSAMLRHRLERADTDGLAAYLEASSPRSRALYRRHGFEDLGEPVRVADSPLLWPMWRPPHR from the coding sequence ATGACAGTCAATACACCGTACGCATCCGTGCGGCGGGCGGATGACGCAGACCGGCAGGCGGTGTTGGACGTCCTGACCGAGGCGTTCATGAACGATCCCCTTGTCTGCTGGCTCTTCCCCGAGGCGGGCCAACGAGGTCGTCTCCAGAGGCACCACTACCGCCCCCTGCTCACCCATCCCGCCGCCGAGGCGTACCTGGCCGGCCGTCGCGAGGGCGCCTCGGTATGGCTGACGCTGGCCGCGGGCCAGACGCCCTACGAGGAGCCCCCGGACGCGCCCGAGGCGGGCCGGGAGACGGTCTTCGGTGAGAACGGCGCGCGATTGACGGCCCTGGGCCAGGCGCTGGCCCCACGGCACCCCGATCGCGAACCGCACCTCTACCTCCCGTGCATGGGGGTGATCAGCGGGCGGCAGGGCGCCGGACTCGGTTCGGCGATGTTGCGGCACCGACTGGAGCGAGCGGACACCGACGGGCTCGCCGCGTATCTGGAGGCGAGCTCGCCCAGGAGTCGCGCCCTCTACCGGCGGCATGGATTCGAGGATCTCGGCGAGCCGGTTCGCGTGGCGGACAGCCCACTCCTGTGGCCGATGTGGCGCCCGCCGCACCGTTGA
- a CDS encoding AEC family transporter — MPSVIAAFIPIWFIGALGWLAARFEWASVHIRQALTRFAFIVAMPAVLFTTLSRTPLDQIRPGPLLAFAISTFAVGLLALALFRGELPERVIGAMSSAYVNAGNLGIPVGLYVLHDATFVVSVLIFQVLMVSPLIFLGLGAGRASFLAPLRTPIVAASFLGLGVSALGWRLPELALRPLEILGGAAVPLALFSLGMSLNGSAVSWRGTGPAVILKLLVQPLVAFLVGRFLLHLDGPALFAAVLFAGLPTAQNTYVYAAEYGRPTDLPRDAILVSSVLSLGTLSVIAFLGAA; from the coding sequence GTGCCGTCGGTTATCGCAGCATTCATCCCTATATGGTTTATTGGCGCTCTCGGCTGGCTGGCCGCTCGGTTCGAATGGGCGAGCGTCCACATCCGGCAGGCATTGACGAGGTTCGCGTTCATCGTCGCGATGCCCGCGGTGCTGTTCACCACGCTCAGCCGTACCCCGCTCGACCAGATCCGGCCCGGCCCGCTGCTCGCCTTCGCGATCAGTACCTTCGCCGTCGGCCTGCTCGCGCTCGCGCTCTTCCGCGGCGAGCTGCCGGAACGGGTGATCGGCGCGATGTCGTCGGCCTACGTCAACGCCGGCAACCTCGGCATCCCCGTCGGCCTGTACGTCCTGCACGACGCGACGTTCGTGGTGTCGGTCCTGATCTTCCAGGTCCTGATGGTCTCCCCGCTGATCTTTCTCGGCCTCGGGGCCGGGCGCGCGTCCTTTCTCGCCCCGCTGCGAACGCCGATCGTGGCGGCCTCGTTCCTCGGCCTGGGCGTTTCAGCCCTCGGCTGGCGGCTGCCCGAGCTCGCGCTGAGGCCCCTGGAGATCCTCGGCGGCGCCGCGGTGCCCCTGGCGCTCTTCTCGCTGGGCATGTCCCTGAACGGCTCGGCCGTCTCCTGGCGCGGGACGGGACCGGCGGTGATACTCAAACTGCTGGTCCAGCCGCTGGTGGCCTTCCTGGTCGGGCGTTTCCTCCTCCACCTCGACGGCCCGGCGCTCTTCGCGGCCGTCCTGTTCGCCGGGCTTCCCACCGCCCAGAACACCTACGTGTACGCCGCCGAGTACGGTCGCCCAACCGACCTGCCCCGCGACGCCATCCTCGTCTCCAGCGTCCTGTCCCTGGGCACCCTGTCCGTCATCGCCTTCCTCGGAGCCGCCTGA
- a CDS encoding carbohydrate-binding module family 20 domain-containing protein, which yields MKPYRVVVATALSALVGAAVLVPGALSTPAQAAPPTPGPIVKLWNWNWNSVARECVDVLGPAGYAAVQVSPPSDSMSRGGSVWWDIYQPARYTLTSKFGDENAFRNMVNACHSAGLKVHADAVINHMTGQGSTSYGGYTFGKYDYPGLYSAADFHSPVCGINGSDYVNDGWRVQNCELVGLSDLNTGSEYVRDQIAGYLNRLTSLGVDGFRVDAAKHINPGDLAAIKGRLTGSPYIHQEVIQGDGEAISPSQYTGIGDVHEFVYGRKLKEQFNGGQIRNLQSFGQSWGLSVPGDKAVVFIDNHDTERNGSTMNYKYGDAYRLANVFMLAWPYGTPRVYSGFTWSNGEAGPPSAGGGFATDANCGNGQWTCFHRQMNGMVGFNRAVQGTTVGNWYDNGNNVIAFSRGAKGWVAINNEGGSLTRTFSTGLPAGTYANVAGGGSVTVGAGGSASVTVPARGAVAIHTGASGPGPSPTPTVNPGQVATTFNATVTTNWGQNVFVVGNVAQLGSWNPANAVALSSAAYPVWRATVNLPPGTAVQYKYIKKNPDGSVTWESDPNRSFTTPSGGTATRTDSWR from the coding sequence GTGAAACCCTACAGAGTCGTCGTCGCCACGGCGTTGAGCGCCCTGGTGGGCGCCGCCGTGCTGGTACCCGGCGCGCTGAGCACCCCGGCCCAGGCCGCGCCGCCCACCCCCGGCCCGATCGTGAAGTTGTGGAACTGGAACTGGAACTCCGTCGCCAGGGAGTGCGTCGACGTCCTCGGCCCGGCCGGATACGCCGCCGTGCAGGTCTCCCCGCCGAGCGACTCGATGTCCCGGGGCGGCTCGGTCTGGTGGGACATCTACCAGCCCGCCCGCTACACCCTCACCAGCAAGTTCGGCGACGAGAACGCGTTCAGGAACATGGTGAACGCCTGCCACTCCGCCGGGCTCAAGGTGCACGCGGACGCCGTCATCAACCACATGACCGGCCAGGGCAGCACCAGCTACGGCGGCTACACCTTCGGCAAGTACGACTACCCCGGCCTCTACTCCGCCGCCGACTTCCACTCCCCCGTCTGCGGGATCAACGGCTCCGATTACGTCAACGACGGCTGGCGGGTGCAGAACTGCGAGCTGGTCGGCCTGTCCGACCTCAACACCGGCTCCGAGTACGTCCGCGACCAGATCGCGGGCTACCTCAACAGGCTCACCTCCCTCGGCGTGGACGGCTTCCGCGTCGACGCCGCCAAGCACATCAACCCCGGCGACCTGGCCGCGATCAAGGGCAGGCTCACCGGCTCGCCGTACATCCACCAGGAGGTCATCCAGGGCGACGGCGAGGCGATCAGCCCGAGTCAGTACACCGGGATCGGCGACGTGCACGAGTTCGTGTACGGGCGCAAACTCAAGGAGCAGTTCAACGGCGGCCAGATCAGGAACCTGCAGTCCTTCGGGCAGAGCTGGGGCCTGTCGGTGCCCGGCGACAAGGCCGTGGTGTTCATTGACAACCACGACACCGAGCGCAACGGCTCGACCATGAACTACAAGTACGGCGACGCCTACCGGCTGGCCAACGTCTTCATGCTCGCCTGGCCGTACGGCACGCCGAGGGTCTACTCCGGGTTCACCTGGAGCAACGGCGAGGCCGGACCGCCGTCGGCAGGCGGCGGCTTCGCCACCGACGCCAACTGCGGCAACGGCCAGTGGACCTGCTTCCACCGCCAGATGAACGGCATGGTCGGCTTCAACCGCGCCGTCCAGGGCACCACGGTCGGCAACTGGTACGACAACGGCAACAACGTGATCGCCTTCAGCCGGGGCGCGAAGGGCTGGGTCGCGATCAACAACGAGGGCGGGAGCCTCACCCGCACCTTCTCCACCGGCCTGCCCGCCGGGACCTACGCCAACGTCGCGGGCGGCGGTTCGGTGACCGTCGGCGCGGGCGGCTCGGCCTCGGTGACCGTTCCCGCCAGGGGCGCGGTCGCCATCCACACCGGCGCCTCGGGTCCCGGCCCCAGCCCGACGCCGACGGTGAACCCCGGCCAGGTCGCCACCACGTTCAACGCGACCGTGACCACGAACTGGGGCCAGAACGTCTTCGTCGTCGGCAACGTCGCCCAGCTGGGCTCCTGGAACCCGGCGAACGCCGTCGCCCTGTCGTCTGCCGCGTACCCGGTCTGGCGGGCCACGGTGAACCTGCCGCCCGGCACCGCGGTCCAGTACAAGTACATCAAGAAGAACCCCGACGGCTCGGTCACCTGGGAGAGCGACCCCAACCGCTCCTTCACCACCCCCTCCGGCGGCACCGCCACCCGCACCGACTCCTGGCGCTGA
- a CDS encoding NUDIX domain-containing protein gives MGRVEFWNDPNAPKANTLVPACGTVTVDDTGRILLQRRRDTGQWALPMGKMEIGETPSQCAVRETQEETGITVEPVSMLGIYSDPGHIVAYTDGEVRQEYEVMLIARPVGGRPGANDEASDVRWVAPQDLSSLDIHPTQWRQLNDYLNGAYPHID, from the coding sequence ATGGGACGAGTCGAGTTCTGGAACGACCCGAACGCGCCGAAGGCCAACACCCTGGTCCCCGCCTGCGGAACCGTCACCGTTGACGACACCGGCCGCATCCTCCTCCAGCGCAGGCGCGACACCGGCCAGTGGGCGCTGCCGATGGGCAAGATGGAGATCGGCGAGACGCCCTCACAGTGCGCCGTACGCGAGACCCAAGAGGAAACCGGGATCACCGTCGAGCCGGTGAGCATGCTCGGGATCTACTCTGACCCCGGCCACATCGTCGCCTACACCGACGGGGAGGTTCGCCAGGAGTACGAGGTGATGCTGATCGCCCGACCGGTCGGCGGCCGACCGGGAGCCAACGACGAGGCCAGCGACGTCCGATGGGTAGCGCCCCAAGACCTCTCGTCCCTCGACATCCACCCGACCCAGTGGCGCCAGCTCAACGACTACCTGAACGGCGCGTACCCGCATATCGACTGA
- a CDS encoding TetR/AcrR family transcriptional regulator C-terminal domain-containing protein, which translates to MCRRHLWLPGAISFIRPLLVPNVMAHTEWTLRALDGLGLPMTTRIREALTLPALVLTVALSMADEAEAEQETGVTLDRWWLTQRKRADELRHSRRFPLLAALTGEEVPDVDGLFEYSLARHLDGFVALVEDQTRTRP; encoded by the coding sequence CTGTGCCGGCGACACCTCTGGCTGCCCGGGGCCATCTCGTTCATTCGCCCGTTGCTGGTGCCCAACGTGATGGCGCACACCGAGTGGACCCTGCGTGCACTCGACGGGCTCGGACTGCCCATGACGACACGGATTCGCGAGGCGCTCACTCTGCCCGCACTGGTCCTCACCGTCGCGCTGTCCATGGCGGATGAGGCCGAAGCCGAGCAGGAGACCGGTGTGACGCTCGACCGGTGGTGGCTGACACAGCGGAAGCGGGCCGACGAACTCCGCCACTCCAGACGATTTCCGCTGCTGGCCGCGCTTACCGGGGAAGAAGTGCCGGACGTGGACGGATTGTTCGAGTACAGCCTTGCGCGCCATCTCGATGGTTTCGTCGCCCTGGTGGAGGATCAGACTCGAACGCGCCCGTAG
- a CDS encoding alpha/beta hydrolase has product MTTNREADRRPATLVFIHGTNSSAAWISGLTNELTLRGHRCVAVDLPGHGSEAFYPRSYQAPQDLEALATEPSPLAKITIDDYVERVVGVVRRARRHGPVILVGMSQGGVTLSRVGNVIPELLERVVYVAAYCCVDLPNMTAYLETPENSESLLPQVTAAMVADPAVLGVSRLNWRSADPAVFQGVKQCLAGDFTDEGVSRLLAMLEPDETAGIPLAEARGEAHTWGRIPRTYVRLTLDRLIPLALQDRFIEEADRLTPDNPTDVRSVAAPHVGPFDRPELVEIFSELAGR; this is encoded by the coding sequence ATGACGACGAACCGCGAAGCCGATCGGCGACCGGCGACCCTGGTGTTCATCCACGGCACCAACTCCTCGGCGGCCTGGATCTCGGGGCTGACCAACGAGCTCACCCTGCGCGGGCACCGGTGCGTGGCCGTCGACCTTCCGGGACACGGCAGCGAGGCGTTCTATCCCCGCTCCTACCAGGCCCCGCAGGACCTCGAAGCGCTGGCGACCGAACCGTCGCCGCTCGCCAAGATCACCATCGACGACTATGTCGAGCGCGTCGTGGGTGTGGTGCGCCGCGCCCGCCGCCACGGGCCCGTGATCCTTGTCGGCATGAGCCAGGGCGGCGTCACCCTGAGCAGGGTCGGCAACGTCATCCCCGAACTGCTCGAGCGGGTTGTCTACGTCGCGGCGTACTGCTGCGTGGACCTGCCGAACATGACCGCTTACCTCGAAACACCGGAGAACAGCGAGAGCCTGCTCCCCCAGGTGACCGCGGCCATGGTCGCCGATCCGGCGGTCCTGGGGGTGAGCCGGCTCAACTGGCGCTCAGCCGACCCGGCGGTGTTCCAAGGCGTCAAGCAATGCCTTGCCGGAGACTTCACCGACGAAGGGGTGAGCCGGCTGCTCGCCATGCTGGAGCCGGACGAGACCGCCGGCATTCCGCTGGCCGAAGCCCGGGGCGAAGCACACACCTGGGGCCGGATTCCCCGGACCTATGTGCGCCTCACCCTCGACCGGCTGATTCCGTTGGCGTTGCAGGACCGATTCATCGAAGAGGCCGACCGTCTCACTCCGGACAACCCGACTGACGTGCGAAGCGTCGCCGCACCCCATGTCGGCCCGTTCGACCGGCCCGAACTGGTGGAGATCTTCTCGGAGCTCGCCGGCCGCTGA
- a CDS encoding ArsR/SmtB family transcription factor, which produces MDAVFKALADTSRRRLLDSLNRHNGQTLRELCAGLDMTRQAVTKHLSVLEAAGLVETVRRGREKFHYLNAAPINELADRWIGRYDRERARALADLKQALEGTDVSETSFVYISYIETTPDRLWEALTSPAFISRYFGGGGPRSDWTPGAPIEWKVSADGEFHDWGQRVLEAEPGKRLSYTWHNYEREVAELFGWSDEKLAELRKEPISKITFEIEPAGGATVKLTVTHEGLAAGSEMIKGVSEGWPEILSNLKTLLESGETLPLG; this is translated from the coding sequence ATGGACGCGGTATTCAAGGCCCTCGCCGACACCAGTCGCCGGAGGTTGCTCGACAGCCTCAACCGGCACAACGGCCAGACCCTGCGCGAGCTGTGCGCGGGGCTGGACATGACCCGGCAGGCCGTGACCAAGCACCTGTCCGTCCTGGAGGCGGCCGGTCTGGTGGAGACGGTCAGGCGCGGCAGGGAGAAGTTCCACTACCTCAACGCCGCGCCCATCAACGAGCTCGCCGATCGGTGGATCGGCCGTTACGACCGCGAGCGGGCGCGCGCGCTCGCCGACCTGAAACAAGCCCTGGAGGGTACGGACGTGTCCGAGACCAGTTTCGTCTACATCAGCTACATCGAGACCACTCCCGACCGGCTGTGGGAGGCCCTGACCAGCCCGGCCTTCATCAGCCGCTACTTCGGCGGCGGGGGCCCGCGATCCGACTGGACGCCGGGGGCCCCGATCGAGTGGAAGGTCTCCGCGGACGGAGAGTTCCACGACTGGGGCCAGCGGGTGCTCGAGGCCGAGCCCGGCAAGCGCCTGTCGTACACCTGGCACAACTACGAGCGGGAGGTGGCCGAGCTGTTCGGCTGGAGCGACGAGAAGCTCGCCGAGCTCAGGAAGGAGCCGATCTCGAAGATCACCTTCGAGATCGAGCCCGCCGGTGGGGCCACGGTCAAGCTGACCGTGACCCACGAGGGCCTCGCCGCGGGCAGCGAGATGATCAAGGGTGTCAGTGAGGGCTGGCCCGAGATCCTGTCGAACCTGAAGACCCTGCTGGAATCGGGCGAGACGCTGCCGCTCGGTTAG